GTTGCTTCAACCAGCGTCGGGTAGTCGGCAAAGCCTTTTTCACCACCAGCGTAAAGCGTTGCGGGATCAAATTGGGCTAACTCCGCGCCCGTGCTCAGGCGTTCGACCAGGTCGGGGTTGGCAACAAAGGGAGCGCCAAAGGCAATCAGATCGGCCAGACCACTTTGCAGGTCTTCTTCCGCCCGTTCTGCGGTATACTTGTTGTTCAGAATCAACGTCTGGCTGAATTTTTCCCGAACTGTTTTAATGACCGGGCGGGTCGTTTCGGCGCCATTGGGAGCCGCCGTATCCACCAAATGGATGTAAGCAATGCCGAGGTCGTTCAGCTTCTCGGCCAGATACGCGTACGTCTCGGGAATTTCCGGGTAAATCGCCATGTCGTTGAAGACGTTATAGGGCGAAAACCGAACGCCGATGCGCTCTTTTCCAATCGCCTGGACCGCCTGCTCCGCAATTTCCAGCAAAAACCGAGACCGGTTTTCGATGCTGCCGCCGTATTCGTCCGTCCGGTGGTTGGTGTGGGGACTGAGGAATTGCTCGAGCAGATAGCCGTTGGCGCTGTGCAGCTCAATTCCGTCGAAACCGGCTTCTACGGCATTTTTGGCGGCTTGCACAAATTCCTGAATCGCCTGTTTCACGTCGGCCGTGTTCATCTCACGGGGAGCCGCATTCTCTTTCAAACCCTCCTGGTCGGTCCACATGGGGCCTTGGGCGGTTATGGCTGAGGGAGCAACTACTTCCGCACCGGCGGGCAAATTCAGCGGGTGGCCAATACGACCGGTATGCATCACCTGCACAAAAAC
This Larkinella insperata DNA region includes the following protein-coding sequences:
- a CDS encoding alkene reductase; translation: MSNLLFSPAQLGSLTLTNRIAMAPMTRSRAYNNLPNDLIATYYGQRATAGLIITEGVAPSPNGLGYARIPGIFSAEQIAGWKTVTQAIHEKGGHVFVQVMHTGRIGHPLNLPAGAEVVAPSAITAQGPMWTDQEGLKENAAPREMNTADVKQAIQEFVQAAKNAVEAGFDGIELHSANGYLLEQFLSPHTNHRTDEYGGSIENRSRFLLEIAEQAVQAIGKERIGVRFSPYNVFNDMAIYPEIPETYAYLAEKLNDLGIAYIHLVDTAAPNGAETTRPVIKTVREKFSQTLILNNKYTAERAEEDLQSGLADLIAFGAPFVANPDLVERLSTGAELAQFDPATLYAGGEKGFADYPTLVEATV